A window from Spartinivicinus poritis encodes these proteins:
- a CDS encoding NUDIX hydrolase, producing MIWTPRATVATIVEKDQTFLTVSEQVKGQLVFNQPAGHIEANEKIVDAAIRETFEETGWEVKPCYLLGVYIYRPSASDLTFHRYCFIAEPMQHHPDHQLDPDIDATHWLSLEQLNQSDIHLRSPLVVQCIKDYLAGIRYPLAVIHEDE from the coding sequence ATGATTTGGACCCCAAGGGCCACTGTCGCCACCATTGTGGAAAAAGATCAAACCTTTTTAACCGTCAGTGAACAGGTGAAAGGTCAACTTGTATTTAACCAGCCCGCTGGTCATATCGAAGCCAATGAAAAAATTGTGGATGCTGCTATCAGGGAAACCTTTGAAGAAACCGGCTGGGAGGTAAAGCCCTGTTACCTCCTGGGTGTGTATATTTATCGCCCCTCAGCCAGCGACCTGACTTTTCACCGCTACTGCTTTATAGCTGAGCCCATGCAACACCATCCTGATCATCAGCTGGATCCTGACATTGATGCCACCCACTGGTTAAGCTTAGAGCAGCTCAACCAGTCTGATATTCACCTGCGTAGCCCACTGGTCGTACAATGTATTAAAGACTATCTTGCAGGAATACGTTATCCATTGGCAGTTATTCACGAGGATGAGTAG
- the hflD gene encoding high frequency lysogenization protein HflD, with the protein MLKVRSDMASHNYHNQLIALAGIFQASHLVEQIAKQGQAPTDALDTSINSILCTQPENVEAVFNGVSGLTIGFNILKQILERTGSQPTHTDTIRYALTLIHLERKLSKASGMLQTISERLEQVQDQVAHFGVNHVNVMANLASLYLDTISTFRPRIQVTGDPQYLQQQTNADKIRATLLAGVRAAMLWHQVGGRRWHLLIYRKKLLSALNQLGY; encoded by the coding sequence ATGTTAAAAGTACGAAGTGATATGGCCTCTCACAACTATCATAACCAACTGATTGCTTTAGCTGGCATATTCCAGGCCAGCCACTTGGTTGAGCAAATTGCAAAACAAGGTCAAGCGCCGACTGATGCACTGGATACTTCTATAAACAGTATTTTATGTACTCAACCAGAAAATGTAGAAGCGGTTTTCAATGGGGTATCTGGGTTAACGATTGGTTTTAATATTCTCAAGCAAATTCTTGAGCGGACGGGTAGCCAGCCCACTCATACCGATACCATTCGTTATGCACTGACTTTAATTCACCTGGAGCGCAAGCTGAGCAAAGCATCGGGTATGCTCCAAACCATTAGTGAACGACTGGAACAAGTACAAGACCAGGTCGCTCACTTTGGTGTTAACCATGTGAATGTCATGGCCAACCTGGCATCCCTGTATCTTGATACTATCAGTACTTTCCGACCAAGAATTCAGGTGACTGGCGATCCTCAGTACTTACAGCAGCAAACCAATGCCGATAAAATCAGGGCCACGCTGCTGGCAGGTGTGAGAGCCGCGATGCTTTGGCATCAAGTCGGTGGCCGACGTTGGCATCTACTGATTTATCGTAAAAAACTACTTTCAGCCCTTAACCAGCTTGGCTATTAA
- the icd gene encoding NADP-dependent isocitrate dehydrogenase → MGYQKIQVPTTGEKITVNADNSLNVPNHPIVPYIEGDGIGVDVSPAMIKVVDAAVEKAYGGERKISWMEVYAGEKATQVYDENTWLPEETLEAFKEFAVGIKGPLTTPVGGGIRSLNVALRQELDLYVCQRPVRWFTGVPSPLVNPETVDMCIFRENSEDIYAGVEWKAGTPEADKVIKFFKEEMGVTKIRFDTNCGIGIKPVSEEGTKRLVRKAIQYAIDNDKSSVTLVHKGNIMKFTEGAFKEWGYELSQQEFGAELLDGGPWCTFKNPKTGKEIVVKDVIADAMLQQILLRPAEYDVIATLNLNGDYLSDALAAEVGGIGIAPGANLSDTVAIFEATHGTAPKYAGQDKVNPGSLILSAEMMLRHMGWTEAADLIIKGMEGAISAKTVTYDFERLMDGAKLLKCSEFGDAMIEHMG, encoded by the coding sequence ATGGGATACCAAAAAATTCAGGTACCAACGACAGGCGAGAAAATTACTGTTAATGCTGATAACTCCCTGAACGTACCTAACCATCCTATTGTTCCTTACATTGAAGGGGATGGTATTGGGGTTGATGTATCACCTGCCATGATCAAAGTGGTCGATGCTGCTGTTGAGAAAGCTTATGGTGGTGAGCGTAAGATTTCTTGGATGGAAGTCTATGCAGGCGAAAAAGCTACTCAAGTATACGACGAAAACACCTGGTTGCCTGAAGAAACCTTGGAAGCGTTTAAAGAATTTGCCGTGGGTATTAAAGGGCCTCTCACCACACCGGTTGGTGGTGGTATTCGCTCACTGAATGTTGCGCTTCGCCAAGAGCTAGACCTGTATGTTTGTCAGCGCCCTGTCCGTTGGTTCACGGGTGTGCCAAGCCCACTGGTGAATCCAGAAACCGTCGATATGTGTATTTTCCGTGAAAACTCGGAAGATATTTACGCTGGGGTTGAATGGAAGGCGGGTACGCCAGAAGCGGATAAGGTCATTAAATTTTTCAAAGAAGAAATGGGCGTAACCAAAATTCGCTTTGACACCAACTGTGGTATAGGTATTAAGCCCGTTTCAGAAGAAGGCACTAAGCGTCTAGTACGCAAAGCGATTCAGTACGCTATCGACAATGATAAGTCCTCTGTTACTTTGGTACACAAAGGCAACATTATGAAGTTTACCGAAGGTGCTTTTAAAGAATGGGGCTATGAGTTATCACAGCAAGAGTTTGGTGCTGAATTATTGGATGGTGGCCCATGGTGCACCTTTAAAAATCCAAAAACCGGTAAAGAAATCGTAGTTAAGGACGTGATTGCTGATGCCATGCTGCAGCAAATCTTACTGCGTCCTGCCGAGTATGATGTGATTGCTACGCTTAACTTAAATGGTGACTACTTATCTGATGCGCTAGCGGCAGAAGTGGGTGGTATTGGCATTGCGCCGGGCGCCAACTTAAGTGATACCGTAGCTATTTTTGAAGCGACGCATGGTACGGCACCAAAATATGCGGGTCAGGACAAAGTGAACCCAGGTTCATTGATTCTTTCTGCTGAAATGATGTTACGTCATATGGGCTGGACGGAAGCAGCTGATTTAATCATCAAAGGGATGGAAGGTGCTATTTCCGCGAAAACCGTTACTTATGACTTTGAGCGTTTGATGGATGGTGCTAAGTTGCTGAAGTGCTCTGAGTTCGGTGATGCCATGATTGAGCATATGGGCTAA
- the clpS gene encoding ATP-dependent Clp protease adapter ClpS, whose product MGKLKELRLTLDSEDGTGDLDEDGQVVVAPAKPALKPPAMYKVVLINDDYTPMDFVVEVLQLFFNMNWEKATQVMLTVHTQGKGVCGVFTKDVAETKAEQVNQYSKESQHPLLCNIEKAN is encoded by the coding sequence ATGGGTAAATTAAAAGAACTTCGTCTAACATTAGATAGTGAGGATGGAACCGGCGATCTAGACGAGGACGGACAAGTTGTGGTGGCGCCGGCAAAGCCTGCTTTAAAACCACCCGCTATGTACAAAGTAGTACTCATCAATGATGATTACACCCCAATGGACTTCGTTGTTGAAGTACTACAGTTGTTTTTTAATATGAACTGGGAGAAAGCTACTCAGGTCATGCTAACAGTCCACACACAAGGGAAGGGGGTTTGTGGAGTGTTTACAAAAGATGTTGCTGAAACTAAAGCAGAGCAGGTGAATCAATATTCAAAAGAGAGCCAGCACCCTCTGTTGTGCAACATTGAGAAAGCTAATTAA
- the cspD gene encoding cold shock domain-containing protein CspD — translation MPTGKVKWFNNAKGYGFILPEDSDEDLFVHYSSIEMDGYKTLKAGQPVNFDILQGPKGLHAINIVPLPQDAGGSIAVSEPGVKVSTFNQREEAALED, via the coding sequence ATGCCAACAGGTAAAGTGAAATGGTTTAATAATGCCAAAGGGTATGGGTTTATTTTACCAGAGGACAGTGACGAAGACCTGTTTGTGCACTACTCATCGATTGAGATGGATGGTTACAAAACCTTAAAAGCAGGCCAACCCGTCAACTTTGATATCCTTCAAGGCCCGAAGGGATTGCATGCCATTAATATTGTTCCTTTACCCCAGGATGCCGGAGGCTCGATAGCAGTTTCAGAGCCAGGTGTGAAAGTATCCACTTTTAACCAGCGAGAGGAAGCAGCATTAGAAGACTAA
- a CDS encoding cupin domain-containing protein, with product MSLLGKLPAAAFLKDYWQKQPLLIKQALPQFEVPITPDELAGLALEPEVESRIIQAQVEEQPWALRRGPFSEATFAELGDKDWTLLVQAVDHWVPEVAELLKTVSFLPRWRLDDIMISFAATGGSVGPHYDNYDVFLLQAEGTREWQLGGRCDSDTPLLCHPDLQVLEQFTAEQTYTLEPGDVLYLPPQVAHYGIALTPGMTFSIGFRAPAYADMIGMFADFIASELVPEQRYHDPDLDVSKEPGKIDDATITRLRQQLLSIIDQPDKLRQWFGEHMTEPKYSTPPVLAKEQLQPTAITELSNLLQEGYQIVLNLDARLAYSETNQELLVFADGVSVTTSKEALPIVQRLCERHSVTWHHLQSKSEAVITFLATLWTMETVTIHDDTDGSI from the coding sequence ATGAGTTTACTGGGCAAACTGCCAGCAGCTGCTTTCCTAAAAGACTACTGGCAAAAACAACCTCTGTTAATTAAGCAGGCGCTCCCACAGTTTGAAGTGCCCATCACTCCCGATGAGCTGGCAGGCTTGGCATTAGAGCCAGAAGTAGAATCGCGGATTATCCAAGCCCAGGTGGAGGAACAACCCTGGGCCTTACGTCGAGGTCCATTCAGCGAAGCAACTTTTGCTGAACTAGGCGATAAAGACTGGACCTTATTGGTCCAGGCAGTTGACCACTGGGTCCCTGAAGTAGCTGAGCTGCTGAAAACCGTCAGTTTCTTACCCCGCTGGCGTTTGGATGACATCATGATCAGCTTTGCTGCAACAGGGGGTAGTGTTGGCCCTCACTATGACAACTATGATGTATTTCTGCTTCAGGCAGAGGGTACCCGCGAGTGGCAGTTAGGTGGACGCTGTGACAGTGACACACCTCTACTCTGCCACCCTGACCTACAGGTGCTTGAGCAGTTTACAGCTGAACAAACCTATACTCTGGAACCGGGAGATGTACTGTATCTTCCACCTCAAGTGGCACACTATGGTATTGCTTTGACACCCGGTATGACCTTTTCCATTGGCTTTCGAGCACCCGCTTACGCCGATATGATTGGCATGTTTGCTGACTTTATCGCCAGTGAGTTAGTGCCTGAACAGCGCTACCATGACCCAGACCTTGATGTTTCCAAAGAGCCTGGAAAAATTGATGATGCTACCATCACAAGACTACGCCAACAGCTCCTTAGCATCATTGACCAACCAGATAAGTTGAGGCAGTGGTTTGGTGAGCACATGACTGAGCCTAAGTACAGCACGCCACCTGTCTTAGCAAAAGAACAGCTACAACCCACTGCCATAACAGAATTATCTAACTTGTTACAAGAAGGTTACCAAATCGTCCTTAACCTTGACGCTCGTCTGGCCTATAGTGAAACTAATCAAGAGCTCTTGGTGTTTGCGGATGGTGTGTCGGTCACCACTTCGAAAGAAGCACTGCCTATTGTCCAGCGGCTATGCGAACGTCACTCCGTTACTTGGCATCACCTGCAGTCGAAATCAGAAGCTGTGATAACGTTTCTTGCAACTCTTTGGACAATGGAAACAGTGACGATTCATGACGACACTGATGGAAGCATTTAA
- the infA gene encoding translation initiation factor IF-1 codes for MAKEDSIEMEGTVIDTLPNTMFRVELENGHVVTAHISGKMRKNYIRILTGDKVRVELTPYDLSKGRITYRAR; via the coding sequence ATGGCAAAAGAAGACTCTATTGAAATGGAAGGCACTGTGATTGACACTCTGCCAAACACCATGTTTCGTGTAGAACTTGAAAATGGTCATGTAGTGACTGCCCATATCTCTGGAAAAATGCGCAAAAACTACATTCGCATTTTAACTGGCGACAAAGTGAGGGTTGAGCTGACCCCTTACGACTTAAGCAAAGGTCGTATTACTTACCGTGCCCGTTAA
- a CDS encoding arginyltransferase, whose protein sequence is MSNLKALKFYATQPHTCSYLPEQQATTLFLDPDIIISKPLYSQLTDLGFRRSGQHLYRPHCEACCACTPVRVKVDEFKLKRRFQRILKVNHAITLEIRPSRYCNEYYDLYARYIEARHADGDMFPPTKEQFNSFLVGDWSFCKFMECRLNDKLVAVAVMDELAKGLSAIYTFFEPGLTKHSLGTYCILQQIRLAKSLGLPYVYLGYWIKECQKMSYKTEFRPLEIYLDHQWLTVL, encoded by the coding sequence ATGAGTAACCTGAAAGCATTAAAATTCTACGCCACCCAGCCCCATACTTGCAGTTACTTACCTGAGCAGCAAGCCACCACACTTTTTCTTGACCCTGATATTATTATTTCCAAGCCACTTTATAGCCAGTTGACCGACTTAGGCTTTCGGCGCAGTGGCCAGCATTTATATCGTCCTCACTGCGAGGCTTGCTGTGCTTGTACACCGGTGCGAGTAAAGGTTGATGAATTCAAACTCAAACGACGATTTCAACGAATCTTAAAGGTTAACCACGCCATTACCCTGGAAATCCGCCCATCCCGCTATTGCAACGAATATTATGACTTGTATGCCCGCTACATTGAAGCCAGACATGCTGATGGCGATATGTTCCCTCCCACTAAAGAGCAATTTAACTCTTTTCTAGTCGGCGATTGGTCGTTTTGTAAGTTTATGGAGTGCCGTTTAAACGATAAGCTAGTGGCTGTTGCCGTGATGGATGAGCTGGCCAAAGGTTTATCCGCCATTTATACCTTCTTTGAGCCCGGTCTTACCAAACACAGCTTAGGTACTTACTGTATCCTACAACAAATTCGCTTGGCCAAATCCTTGGGTTTGCCCTATGTTTATCTGGGCTACTGGATCAAAGAGTGCCAAAAAATGAGCTATAAAACTGAATTCAGACCATTAGAAATCTATCTGGATCATCAATGGTTAACTGTTTTATAA
- the mnmA gene encoding tRNA 2-thiouridine(34) synthase MnmA gives MVDDNHPTRVVVGMSGGVDSSVSALLLKEQGYQVEGLFMKNWEEDDGTEYCTAKQDLADAQAVCDKLGIPLHTANFAAEYWDNVFEHFLHEYQAGRTPNPDILCNKEIKFKAFLDYAVVLGADYIATGHYARKRIIEDKACLLRGLDHNKDQSYFLHAVGTEQFAKTLFPVGELTKPEVRALAEQHDLITHNKKDSTGICFIGERRFSDFLKQYLPAQPGNIETPEGDIIGQHQGLMYHTIGQRQGLRIGGLKGAQEAPWYVAAKDLNRNVLIAVQGTDHPLLFAQRLTAPVVDWVAGEPPSLPARLTAKIRYRQQDQACLLEQLPNGDYQVTFDKPQRAVTLGQSVVFYDDQICLGGGVIASSN, from the coding sequence ATGGTTGATGATAATCACCCCACCCGCGTTGTCGTTGGTATGTCTGGTGGTGTCGACTCCTCCGTTTCAGCCCTCTTGCTAAAAGAGCAAGGCTATCAGGTTGAAGGGCTGTTTATGAAAAACTGGGAGGAGGATGATGGCACCGAGTACTGTACCGCCAAGCAAGACTTAGCTGATGCTCAAGCCGTTTGTGACAAACTGGGAATTCCCTTACACACGGCCAATTTTGCTGCTGAATATTGGGACAATGTATTTGAACATTTTTTACACGAATATCAAGCCGGGCGAACGCCAAACCCTGATATCCTTTGTAATAAAGAAATTAAGTTTAAAGCCTTCCTAGATTATGCTGTGGTCTTAGGCGCCGATTATATCGCCACAGGTCATTACGCTCGAAAACGCATCATAGAGGATAAAGCCTGCTTGTTAAGAGGGCTCGACCACAACAAAGATCAGAGCTACTTTTTACATGCCGTTGGCACTGAGCAATTTGCCAAAACCCTGTTTCCCGTTGGCGAATTAACAAAACCTGAGGTGCGAGCACTTGCTGAGCAGCATGACTTAATTACTCACAACAAAAAAGACAGTACCGGTATTTGTTTTATTGGTGAACGTCGTTTTAGTGACTTTTTAAAGCAGTACCTACCGGCTCAGCCTGGTAATATCGAAACCCCAGAGGGTGACATCATTGGTCAGCATCAAGGCTTGATGTATCACACGATTGGCCAACGCCAAGGGTTAAGAATTGGAGGCCTGAAAGGCGCCCAAGAAGCACCTTGGTATGTTGCAGCCAAAGACCTGAATCGCAATGTGCTGATTGCCGTTCAAGGGACTGATCACCCATTACTTTTTGCCCAGCGACTCACTGCACCTGTTGTCGATTGGGTCGCTGGTGAGCCACCCAGCCTGCCTGCACGACTAACGGCAAAAATTCGCTATCGCCAGCAAGATCAGGCCTGTTTGCTAGAGCAACTGCCTAATGGTGACTATCAAGTCACCTTTGATAAACCGCAGCGAGCAGTCACCCTGGGTCAATCGGTGGTGTTTTACGACGATCAAATTTGTTTAGGTGGTGGGGTAATTGCCAGCAGTAATTAA
- the aat gene encoding leucyl/phenylalanyl-tRNA--protein transferase encodes MAQIPWLNDYPVKFPPVSDALDYPDGLLAAGGNLSISTLLEAYRHGIFPWFSETEPILWWSPNPRMVLLPEELKVSRSLRKFIKRKPFTITCDQAFSQVMQACAEPRKESSGTWISDEMYTAYNELHLSGHAHSIECWQNDSLVGGLYGVAIGSVFFGESMFSRATNASKVALYYLVEQLKQWNFPLIDCQVYSEHLASLGARPISRELFVDYLNQYCCHTSVTNWKEFHTTLLGEST; translated from the coding sequence ATGGCGCAAATTCCTTGGCTTAACGATTATCCAGTTAAATTTCCACCGGTGAGTGATGCCTTAGACTACCCTGACGGTCTATTGGCAGCAGGGGGAAACCTCTCCATTAGCACTCTACTGGAAGCCTATCGCCATGGTATTTTCCCCTGGTTTAGTGAAACTGAACCCATTCTCTGGTGGTCACCTAATCCACGCATGGTGTTACTGCCTGAAGAGCTAAAAGTGTCTCGAAGCTTACGTAAGTTCATCAAGAGAAAGCCTTTTACAATCACCTGTGACCAGGCTTTTTCCCAGGTTATGCAGGCTTGTGCTGAACCACGGAAAGAAAGCAGTGGTACCTGGATTAGTGATGAAATGTACACTGCTTACAATGAGCTGCATTTATCAGGACATGCTCACTCTATTGAGTGCTGGCAAAATGATTCTCTAGTAGGTGGGCTCTATGGTGTCGCTATCGGCTCAGTCTTTTTTGGTGAGTCTATGTTCAGCCGAGCAACCAATGCCTCGAAAGTCGCGCTCTACTATTTGGTGGAGCAGCTGAAGCAATGGAACTTTCCACTCATTGATTGTCAGGTTTATAGTGAGCACTTGGCTAGTTTAGGCGCGAGACCTATTTCCAGGGAGCTGTTCGTTGACTATCTTAATCAATATTGTTGTCATACATCCGTGACGAACTGGAAAGAATTTCACACCACGTTGCTGGGTGAGAGCACATGA
- the purB gene encoding adenylosuccinate lyase gives MQLSALTAISPIDGRYGNKTEALRTIFSEYGLIRFRVIVEVRWLQQLAKHPGISEVPTLSAEANQLLDALLNNFSVADAERVKAIESTTNHDVKAVEYFIKEKLADHPELAAISEFVHFACTSEDINNLSHGLMLQAGLSEVLIPQMEQVTTAIKQLAVQFADLPMLSRTHGQTASPTTLGKEMANVVARLNRQLAQLKQIPLLGKINGAVGNYNAHLSAYPDVDWQANAQQFVESLGLTWNPYTTQIEPHDYIAELYDAISRFNTILIDFDRDVWGYISLGYFKQKTVAGEVGSSTMPHKVNPIDFENSEGNLGIANAIFQHLSSKLPISRWQRDLTDSTVLRNLGVGIGHCVIAYQSSLKGISKLETNETRLAEDLDNAWEVLAEPIQTVMRRYGIPEPYEKLKALTRGKAITQATLAEFVDTLELPAEVKAQLKQLTPANYIGNAVDQAKGIE, from the coding sequence ATGCAACTCTCTGCACTGACTGCAATTTCTCCCATTGATGGCCGTTATGGCAATAAAACCGAGGCATTACGCACTATTTTCAGCGAATATGGCCTGATTCGATTCCGAGTTATCGTAGAGGTGCGCTGGCTCCAGCAGCTTGCTAAACATCCTGGCATTAGTGAGGTGCCTACCCTTTCAGCAGAAGCTAACCAACTGCTGGATGCCCTTTTGAACAACTTTTCAGTTGCAGACGCCGAGCGGGTAAAAGCCATTGAAAGTACAACCAACCACGACGTTAAAGCGGTAGAGTACTTCATAAAAGAGAAACTTGCTGACCATCCTGAACTGGCCGCTATCAGCGAATTTGTTCACTTTGCTTGTACTTCAGAGGACATCAACAACCTATCCCATGGTTTAATGCTACAGGCTGGGCTGAGTGAAGTACTGATCCCACAAATGGAGCAAGTGACTACCGCAATCAAGCAGCTCGCTGTTCAGTTTGCTGATTTACCCATGTTATCTCGCACCCACGGCCAAACTGCCTCGCCTACGACCCTGGGCAAAGAAATGGCTAATGTAGTCGCCAGGCTCAATCGTCAATTGGCGCAACTCAAGCAAATCCCATTATTGGGCAAAATTAACGGTGCCGTGGGTAACTACAATGCCCATTTGTCGGCTTACCCTGATGTAGATTGGCAAGCCAACGCCCAACAGTTTGTCGAAAGCTTAGGGCTCACCTGGAATCCCTATACCACCCAAATTGAGCCTCACGACTATATCGCCGAGCTTTATGATGCGATTAGCCGTTTCAATACTATCCTGATCGACTTTGACCGTGACGTTTGGGGTTACATTTCGCTGGGCTACTTCAAGCAGAAAACCGTGGCTGGCGAAGTAGGTTCCTCTACGATGCCTCACAAGGTTAACCCGATTGACTTTGAAAACTCCGAAGGCAACCTGGGCATTGCCAATGCGATCTTTCAACATTTGTCTAGCAAACTACCGATTTCCCGCTGGCAACGAGACTTAACTGACTCAACTGTTTTGCGTAATTTGGGTGTAGGCATTGGCCACTGCGTGATTGCTTATCAAAGTAGCCTGAAAGGTATCAGCAAGCTGGAAACCAATGAGACACGGCTGGCTGAAGATCTGGACAATGCCTGGGAGGTACTAGCCGAACCCATTCAAACAGTAATGCGCCGTTATGGCATTCCTGAGCCTTATGAAAAACTGAAAGCCTTAACTCGCGGCAAAGCGATTACCCAAGCCACATTAGCTGAGTTTGTAGATACTCTTGAGCTACCTGCTGAGGTAAAAGCCCAGCTTAAACAGCTGACACCAGCCAACTATATTGGTAATGCTGTAGACCAGGCCAAGGGGATTGAATGA
- the clpA gene encoding ATP-dependent Clp protease ATP-binding subunit ClpA has product MLNKDLEVTLNHAFKDARAKRHEFMTVEHLLLALLDNDAAAKVLKACGADMDRLRRDLTDFVDSTTPLIPSNEDDRETQPTLGFQRVLQRAVFHVQSSGKKEVTGANVLVAIFSEQESQAVYFLKQQNIARIDVVNFIAHGISKVSGASSDQEEIGHEQGDDEAATETGTSSNPLENFATNLNEQAKAGRIDPLVGRDQELERVAQILTRRRKNNPLLVGEAGVGKTAIAEGLAKRIVDEEVPDILSDATIYSLDLGALLAGTKYRGDFEKRFKQLLAELRKKAHAILFIDEIHTIIGAGAASGGVMDASNLLKPLLTSGELRCIGSTTFQEFRGIFEKDRALARRFQKVDINEPNVEDTFHILKGLKPKFEEHHCIKYTETALRAASELADRYINDRHMPDKAIDVIDEAGAYQRLQPENKRKKTIGVGDIESIVAKIARIPPKNVSASDKEILEKLERNLKMVVFGQDEAITSLATAIKMSRAGLKAPERPVGAFLFAGPTGVGKTEVSRQLAEVLGIELVRFDMSEYMERHTVSRLIGAPPGYVGYDQGGLLTEAINKQPHCVLLMDEIEKAHPEVFNLLLQVMDHGTLTDNNGRKADFRNVIIVMTTNAGAETVSRASIGFTEQDHSTDGMEAIKKTFSPEFRNRLDAIIQFGNLDPDVIKHVVDKFLTELQTQLDDKKVLLEVDESARAWLAQEGYDKQMGARPMARVIQENLKKPLAEEILFGQLASNGGKVVVSVKDGMLALDYEAA; this is encoded by the coding sequence ATGTTGAATAAAGACCTCGAAGTGACCTTGAACCATGCCTTCAAGGATGCTCGTGCCAAACGTCATGAGTTTATGACGGTGGAGCATCTACTGTTGGCGCTGCTGGATAACGATGCAGCAGCCAAGGTGTTGAAGGCTTGTGGTGCTGATATGGATCGCTTACGCAGGGACTTAACTGACTTCGTCGACTCAACCACGCCCTTAATTCCTAGTAATGAAGATGATCGAGAAACTCAGCCTACGCTGGGGTTTCAGCGGGTATTGCAACGAGCTGTATTTCATGTGCAAAGTTCGGGAAAAAAGGAAGTAACAGGCGCCAATGTATTGGTCGCCATTTTTAGTGAGCAAGAGAGTCAAGCGGTTTACTTCCTCAAACAACAAAATATCGCCAGGATAGATGTGGTTAATTTTATTGCTCATGGTATTTCCAAAGTATCAGGCGCAAGTAGTGACCAAGAGGAAATTGGTCATGAGCAAGGAGATGATGAGGCAGCAACAGAAACAGGCACTTCATCGAATCCACTAGAGAACTTTGCCACTAATCTGAATGAGCAGGCTAAAGCTGGTCGGATTGATCCTTTGGTGGGGAGAGATCAAGAGCTGGAGCGAGTAGCGCAAATTTTGACTCGTCGCCGTAAAAATAACCCATTATTAGTGGGTGAGGCGGGCGTTGGTAAAACAGCGATTGCTGAAGGGCTTGCCAAGCGTATTGTTGATGAAGAAGTCCCTGATATTTTATCAGATGCCACCATTTACTCATTAGACTTGGGTGCCTTGCTTGCAGGTACCAAGTATCGTGGTGATTTTGAAAAGCGGTTCAAGCAGTTGCTGGCAGAGCTTCGTAAAAAAGCCCATGCCATTTTATTTATTGATGAAATCCATACCATTATTGGTGCAGGGGCGGCATCAGGTGGAGTGATGGATGCCTCTAACTTACTGAAACCATTACTGACCTCTGGTGAGCTTCGCTGCATTGGCTCAACCACGTTTCAAGAGTTTCGCGGTATTTTTGAAAAAGATCGGGCATTGGCACGGCGCTTTCAAAAGGTCGATATTAATGAGCCTAATGTGGAGGATACTTTCCATATCCTCAAAGGGCTAAAACCAAAGTTCGAAGAGCACCACTGTATTAAATACACAGAAACTGCACTGCGGGCGGCTTCAGAGTTAGCTGATCGCTATATTAATGATCGGCATATGCCAGACAAAGCGATTGATGTCATTGATGAGGCTGGGGCTTATCAGCGCTTGCAGCCTGAAAATAAGCGGAAGAAAACCATTGGCGTTGGAGATATTGAGTCGATTGTTGCCAAAATTGCTCGGATTCCACCAAAAAATGTATCCGCTTCGGATAAGGAAATTTTAGAAAAACTCGAACGCAACTTGAAAATGGTGGTGTTTGGTCAGGATGAAGCCATTACCTCGTTGGCCACTGCGATCAAAATGTCTCGTGCTGGTTTAAAGGCACCAGAGCGTCCTGTAGGGGCTTTTCTATTTGCAGGGCCTACAGGTGTAGGTAAGACTGAAGTCAGTCGTCAGTTGGCTGAGGTGCTGGGTATTGAGCTAGTTCGATTCGATATGTCTGAGTATATGGAGCGGCATACCGTTTCACGGCTGATTGGTGCTCCACCCGGTTATGTTGGATACGACCAAGGTGGTCTATTAACTGAGGCGATCAACAAGCAGCCTCATTGTGTCTTATTAATGGATGAGATAGAAAAGGCCCATCCAGAGGTATTTAACTTACTATTGCAAGTGATGGATCATGGCACATTAACAGACAACAACGGTCGTAAAGCAGATTTTCGTAATGTGATTATTGTGATGACAACCAATGCTGGGGCTGAAACGGTTAGTCGAGCGTCCATTGGGTTTACTGAGCAAGATCACTCAACTGATGGAATGGAAGCGATTAAAAAGACGTTCTCGCCAGAATTTCGTAACCGCTTAGATGCTATTATCCAGTTTGGTAATTTAGACCCAGATGTGATCAAGCATGTGGTTGATAAGTTCTTAACGGAACTACAAACTCAACTTGATGACAAGAAAGTGTTGCTAGAGGTTGATGAGAGTGCTCGTGCCTGGTTGGCTCAGGAAGGCTATGACAAGCAAATGGGTGCGCGGCCAATGGCGCGGGTGATTCAAGAGAATCTGAAAAAACCATTGGCAGAAGAAATTCTGTTTGGGCAGCTAGCCAGTAACGGCGGTAAGGTTGTTGTCTCAGTTAAGGACGGTATGTTGGCATTGGATTATGAGGCAGCGTAA